The Streptomyces sp. cg36 genomic interval CAGGGCGAGGGTGAGGCGGGTGAAGGACAGCGCGCGCGGGTTGAGGTCGGTGGCGGTGACCCGGGTGGCGTGCTGGGCCGCGTGCAGCGCCTGGATGCCGGAACCGGTGCCGAGGTCGAGGGCGGAGGCGACGGGCCCCCGCACGGTGAGCCCGGCCAGCGTGGTGGACGCGCCGCCGACGCCGAGGACCATGCCCTCGTCGCGCCCGCTCGCGCCGCCCGCGCCGCCGACGGCGCAGCCGAGGTCGGAGACGATGAACCAGTCCTCGCCGTCCGGTCCCCCGTACGGCCGGACGTCGACGGTCGCGCGCACGTCGTCACCGGAGCGGGTCAGCCAGCCGTCCTCCAGCGCCTCCTCGCCCGGCAGGGCCGCGCGGACGCGCTCGTACGCCACCGGCTGCTGGAGCAGGAACAGCCGCACCAGCGTGTCCAGTGGGGCGCCCCCGCGGGTGGCGCGCAGGGCGGGCACCGTCTCGCTGCGGGCCAGCGCGGCGTACGCGGGCGCGCCGAGCAGGTCGAGCAGCCCGTCGGCGGTGAAGTCGGCCGCGAGCAGGGCGTCGCGGAGCCGGGCGGCGCGGTCGGGCCGGGGCAGGCCGTCGGGCAGGTCGGCGGAAACACTGGTCGTACTCACCCGGCCATTGTGGCGGCTGCCACTGACAAACAGCGACGGCCCGGCCCCCACATGGGGTCCGGGCCGCGTGTTCCGGCCGTCGGCGGGCGCGCCGCCGGGGCCGTCGCCCGCTCAGTCGCTGCTGGCGGAGGACGACGGCTTGGCGGAGTCGGACGGCTTGGCCGAGTCCGAGGGCTTCACGGAGTCCGAAGGCTTGGCCGACCCGGAGGGCTTGGCGCTCTGCGAGGCGGAGCCGGACGGGGAGGCGGCCTTGGAGGCGTCGCCGCCGGCGGCGGGCGAGGCCGAGGCGTTCTGCTTCTGGCAGCCGGGCTGCTTCTGCATCGCCTTGCCCAGGTCGCCGGACTCCAGCTTCTTCAGCGCGTCGTCGCTGCTCTTGCTGATGGTGTTCAGCTGGTCGGCGACGCCCTTGAGGCCGTCGGCGAACTTGGCCTGGTCGCCCGTGTCGAGCGCGTCGACCTTCTTCTTGAGGTTGGCGTAGGAGACGGAGGAGGCGTTGAGCTCCTTGACGGCCTCCTGCATGGTCTTGTCGCCGTCCTTGACGGGCGGGACACCGGCCTTGTCGAGGCTGTCGGCGAGCGCCTTGTACGCGTCGGAGATCTGCTGGAAGGCCGCGGAGTCGGTCTTCTGGACGTCGGCCGGCTTGCTCTCGTCCGCCGTCTGCTTCTCGATGGCCGCGTTGGCGTCAGTGATCTTCTTGATCTGCGGCTGGGCCTGGTCGCAGAAGGTCTTGGCCCAGTCGTTCACCTTCTTGTCCGAGTCGTCGCTGCTGCAACCCGACAGTGCGAGCACCAGTACCGCGCCGCCGGACAGTGCGGCCGCAAGCTTCTTGTTCACCGGATCGGTCCCTTCCAAGGCTCTCGGCCCCGGAACATACACGCCAAGTGGGCGACAACCGCGTGTCGTACGCCGGACCTGATGGCTTTTGCAGCCATTTGCACCAAGGGAGAGAAGCCTCACGGCCGAAAAAAGGCGGGCGGACGGTGCGTCAGTCCGCACCGCCCGCCCGCTCTTGTTCCGATGATGCTAGGAAACGACCGCCGGGTCAGGTGACTTGGCGGTCATCTCGTGATTTCCCTCGTCGCCCACCGCCACTCCGCGGCGCTTGGAGACGTACACCGCGCCGACGATGACGGCCGTGGCGAGCACCGCCACGAGCGCGCGCACTCCGGGGCTGGCGTCCGCCCCGTAGCTGAACTTGACCACGGCGGGCGCGATGAGCAGCGCCACCAGGTTCATCACCTTCAGCAGCGGGTTGATGGCCGGGCCCGCGGTGTCCTTGAACGGGTCGCCCACCGTGTCGCCGATGACGGTGGCGGCATGGGCCTCACTGCCCTTGCCGCCGAAGTTGCCGTCCTCGACCATCTTCTTGGCGTTGTCCCACGCGCCACCGGAGTTGGCGAGGAAGACGGCCATCAGGGTGCCGGTGCCGATCGCGCCCGCGAGGTAGGAGCCGAGCGCGCCGACGCCGAACGTGAAGCCGACCGCGATGGGCGCCAGCACCGCGAGCAGGCCGGGGGTTGCCAGCTCCCGAAGGGCGTCCTTCGTGCAGATGTCGACGACTCGGCCGTACTCCGGCTTCTCGCTGTAGTCCATGATCCCGGGGTGCTCGCGGAACTGCCGCCGCACCTCGAAGACCACCGCGCCCGCCGAGCGGGAGACGGCGTTGATGGCCAGGCCCGAGAAGAGGAAGACCACGGCCGCGCCCAGCATCAGGCCGACCAGGTTGTTGGGCTGCGAGATGTCCATGCTGAGCGTCATCTCACTGCCCTTGGCGCCCACGTCGTTGACCGCCGTGGCGATCGCGTCGCGGTACGAGCCGTACAGCGCCGCCGCCGCGAGGACCGCGGTGGCGATGGCGATGCCCTTGGTGATGGCCTTGGTGGTGTTGCCGACGGCGTCCAGGTCGGTGAGGACCCGGGCGCCGGCGCCCTCGACGTCGCCGGACATCTCGGCGATGCCCTGCGCGTTGTCGGAGACCGGACCGAAGGTGTCCATGGCGACGATCACGCCGACCGTGGTGAGCAGGCCGGTGCCGGCCAGCGCCACCGCGAACAGCGCGAGCATGATCGAGGTGCCGCCGAGCAGGAAGGCCCCGTAGACGCTCAGACCGATCAGCAGGGCCGTGTAGACGGCCGACTCCAGACCGATGGAGATGCCGGCCAGGACGACCGTCGCGGGGCCCGTGAGCGACGACTTGCCGATGTCGCGGACGGGGCGCCGGGTGGTCTCGGTGAAGTACCCGGTCAGCTGCTGGATGACCGCCGCCAGCACGATGCCGATGGCCACGGCCACCAGCGCCAGGACGCGCGGGTCGCCGTCGTGCGACTTGATGGCGGCGTCGGTCACGCCGTCCAACTCGCCGTACGTGGACGGCAGGTAGGCGAAGACCGCCACCGCCACCAGGCTGAGCGAGATCACCGCGGAGATGAAGAAGCCGCGGTTGATCGCGGACATCCCGCTGCGGTCGGCGCGCCGCGGGGCGACCGCGAAGATGCCGATCATCGCGGTGACCACGCCGATCGCCGGCACGATCAGCGGGAAGGCGAGGCCCAGGTCGCCGAAGGCGGCCTTGCCGAGGATCAGCGCGGCGACCAGGGTCACGGCGTAGGACTCGAAGAGGTCCGCCGCCATGCCCGCGCAGTCGCCCACGTTGTCGCCGACATTGTCGGCGATGGTGGCGGCGTTGCGCGGGTCGTCCTCGGGGATGCCCTGCTCCACCTTGCCGACGAGGTCGGCGCCGACGTCCGCCGCCTTGGTGAAGATGCCGCCGCCGACACGCATGAACATGGCGATCAGCGCGGCGCCGAGGCCGAAGCCCTCCAGCACCTTCGGTGCGTCGGCGGCGTAGACCAGGACGACGCAGGAGGCACCCAGCAGGCCGAGGCCCACCGTGAACATGCCGACCACGCCGCCCGTACGGAAAGCGATCTTCATGGCTTTGTGCGAGACCGCCGTGAGGTCCTTTTCGGCTTCGCCTTCCGCAGGGGTCGCCTCGCGGGCCGCCGCGGCGACACGCACATTCGCGCGTACGGCCAGTCGCATGCCGATGTATCCGGTCGTCGCCGAGAAGAGCGCGCCGATCAGGAAGAAGGCCGACCGGCCCGCGCGCTGCGACCAGTTGTCGGCCGGCAGCAGGAAGAGCAGGAAGAACACCACTACGGCGAAGATGCCGAGGGTGCGCAACTGCCGGGCCAGATAGGCATTCGCTCCTTCCTGTACGGCCGCCGCGATCTTCTTCATCGAGTCGGTGCCCTCGCCGGCCGCCAG includes:
- a CDS encoding small secreted protein — its product is MNKKLAAALSGGAVLVLALSGCSSDDSDKKVNDWAKTFCDQAQPQIKKITDANAAIEKQTADESKPADVQKTDSAAFQQISDAYKALADSLDKAGVPPVKDGDKTMQEAVKELNASSVSYANLKKKVDALDTGDQAKFADGLKGVADQLNTISKSSDDALKKLESGDLGKAMQKQPGCQKQNASASPAAGGDASKAASPSGSASQSAKPSGSAKPSDSVKPSDSAKPSDSAKPSSSASSD
- a CDS encoding sodium-translocating pyrophosphatase, producing MAGLFNPQELDHPTSLAAAVLTDGNRLIVIVIAAVALAALIVAQLLVRQVLAAGEGTDSMKKIAAAVQEGANAYLARQLRTLGIFAVVVFFLLFLLPADNWSQRAGRSAFFLIGALFSATTGYIGMRLAVRANVRVAAAAREATPAEGEAEKDLTAVSHKAMKIAFRTGGVVGMFTVGLGLLGASCVVLVYAADAPKVLEGFGLGAALIAMFMRVGGGIFTKAADVGADLVGKVEQGIPEDDPRNAATIADNVGDNVGDCAGMAADLFESYAVTLVAALILGKAAFGDLGLAFPLIVPAIGVVTAMIGIFAVAPRRADRSGMSAINRGFFISAVISLSLVAVAVFAYLPSTYGELDGVTDAAIKSHDGDPRVLALVAVAIGIVLAAVIQQLTGYFTETTRRPVRDIGKSSLTGPATVVLAGISIGLESAVYTALLIGLSVYGAFLLGGTSIMLALFAVALAGTGLLTTVGVIVAMDTFGPVSDNAQGIAEMSGDVEGAGARVLTDLDAVGNTTKAITKGIAIATAVLAAAALYGSYRDAIATAVNDVGAKGSEMTLSMDISQPNNLVGLMLGAAVVFLFSGLAINAVSRSAGAVVFEVRRQFREHPGIMDYSEKPEYGRVVDICTKDALRELATPGLLAVLAPIAVGFTFGVGALGSYLAGAIGTGTLMAVFLANSGGAWDNAKKMVEDGNFGGKGSEAHAATVIGDTVGDPFKDTAGPAINPLLKVMNLVALLIAPAVVKFSYGADASPGVRALVAVLATAVIVGAVYVSKRRGVAVGDEGNHEMTAKSPDPAVVS